The region taaaataaaataataataaataatattaatgaatcatttttatgaaaacctttatatataacttaATATGTActtaaattattttttatttcatatacCAATTATTCAATttccatattattcattCATGCATTGACTTGTAATTCTGCTACATTTGGAACTGTTAATATTAAGTTTGTTTTTTCAAgtgtttttttatttgtagGAATATTACATAAAGGATTATTTTGCTCACATTTTAAAACACTTCGTTGTTCAGGTTTTGACATTGTTGTTTTTGTTAGTCGTTCTTTGGgtttcttttcatttttttcttcacTTTTTACCTGATTTTTTacttcatttttttcttcattttttacttcattttttacttcattttttacttcatttttttcttcatttttttcttcattttttacttcattttttacttcctttttttcttccttttttacttcctttttttcttcattttttacttcatttttttcttcctttttttcttccttttttatctcatttttttcttcctttttttcttccttttttatctcatttttttctttttttttttcttccGTTTTGCCACCATTCTTTTCACTCACCTTACTATTTACAGCACTTCCTTTTAATTTGTCCtcatatttctttttaacttgatctatataaaaagaaaaatcCTTAAATACCTTGAATCTCTTTACCTTTGCTGTTGGAGTAAGATAATTATTGGTGTCCCATATTTTTGAAGTTAAGTATATGTCATTAATAACATTGTATCTGTTCAAATTGGTTTTCTTATATACTTCCATCATCTTTGCCTTTACATAATCAACATAAATAGGTTCATTTAATACTTGATCAATTAATTTTTCTGAATAATTCTTTTCAGTAACTCCTGTACTTTCTAACATATTATCTTCTTTTAAACATTTGAACAATATAGTTTTATCAACAGATATAATTGCTAGAGGTCCATCCATTGAATCATCACCATATGCAACACaaaaatttacaaaaaGTATTTCAGAATAAAGATTATTTAGCATATCGGTTTCGATGTATTCTCCTTGTGATAATTTAACTAAGCCTTTAGATCTGTCTAAAAATGTTAAAGAACCATCTTTATTAATTTGAAAAACATCTCCTGTTATAAAATAACCATCATGAGTAAAAGCTTTTTTACTATATTCTCTCTCTAGAAAGTAACCATTAAACATAGAATCGCTCTTAACTAATAATTCACCTTTTGGCAATTTATCTGTTGCTTTATATGTTTCCCACGATcttaatttatatttggTATTTGGAGATATAGGTCCACCTAAATTTTCagtattatatttatctcCATTTTGAACAAATAAAGCACCAGTAGATTCTGTTAATCCATATCCTTGAAAATAATCAACATctaataaaatacataattCATCAGCTATTTTTGAAGATAATTTACCACCACCATTTAATAACATCTTTAATCCTGGATTtatcttattttttattttataagatatattaGTACATTTCTCAATCAACTTATCTAAACATCCATTATGAACATTTTTACGTAAAGAcaacatattttttacaaatgATCTTTTAAAACTTGgtaaattatttatttctgtcattatatttgtatataatcTAGTAAATACCTTAGGTACCCCAGCAACTACCTCAGCATcagaattatataaatcttTAGAAAAACAACTGATATCCTTACtccatatatttatttctataCCAAGAATAACAGCCATGTAAACAAAAACTCTCTCAAATACATGTGATATAGgtaaataagaaaaatgtATTTTAGGTTTCACACtttttattacattatGATCACATAATGGTGCTACtgtattataaaaatttttattgCTTAACATAACACCTTTTGGATTTCCAGATGTTCCAGATGTATACACAATAGATGCAATGAAATTAGGATCTTCATTCTTTATCTTCATATTTGCCTTTTTAAGAACCTTTGTCATCATATCAAATTCTATAATACTTATTCCAAATTCGCTTGCTTTctcttttaaaatattcagcttttctaatttttcattatcaCATTCGAATGATCCCAAAGTAACATCTTTTCTTATATCacataatttatatgattcgtttttcatattattattatcactattggtgtttttttttcttaatccttcatttttttctttttcattattatctCTTCCATTATATTTAACTAACGTAtctaatattattaattttttcaaatgTGGTAATTCCTTCACATAAACCAATAAACCTTCAACCAAATCTAAATCTATACATAACCATTCTAACTTGgttctttttaatatatccACAATTAAATCTATACTAAATTTAGAATGCATTACTAAGGTTGTAACACCACTCATCATAGCTCCCATATCAGTAACTAGCCAATTTATAGAATTACTACCATATAAACCTAATAATTTAAACATACCATCATTGTTATcttcatcatatttttttgattcAATACCTTTACCTTCATATGTATCTAAAGAATGGCTAAATGAGCACACCTTTTCAAAAAAGGTTTTATATGTCATAAAATTGTTTACTTCTCCACATTTATTTTCTACAAAACctattttatcattattagattcttcctttttttctaataataatttcaaaatatgtttataaacataaacaGAACTTTTCCTCTTATGATCTTTTATGCAGTATACATTTGATTCATCTTCATTCGATGCCTTCTCACATATTTCTGAATAGCTCttattttttccatttATTTGTGTTACATATCCTATCacaaatattaaataaatcaaaaaagaacaaatggtaaatataatattcattttattttatcaaatatattcataatatataaccaaaaaaaaaaaaaaaaaaaaattaaaataaaataaaataaaataataataaaataaattaaaccatttaaatattatatataaagtaaTAATACAACTTTTTTCTAAACAGTAATATTTTCaaacaaatatatgtttattattataatagtATTAAAACACATACATTATTACGTTACAT is a window of Plasmodium gaboni strain SY75 chromosome 4, whole genome shotgun sequence DNA encoding:
- a CDS encoding acyl-CoA synthetase, which translates into the protein MNIIFTICSFLIYLIFVIGYVTQINGKNKSYSEICEKASNEDESNVYCIKDHKRKSSVYVYKHILKLLLEKKEESNNDKIGFVENKCGEVNNFMTYKTFFEKVCSFSHSLDTYEGKGIESKKYDEDNNDGMFKLLGLYGSNSINWLVTDMGAMMSGVTTLVMHSKFSIDLIVDILKRTKLEWLCIDLDLVEGLLVYVKELPHLKKLIILDTLVKYNGRDNNEKEKNEGLRKKNTNSDNNNMKNESYKLCDIRKDVTLGSFECDNEKLEKLNILKEKASEFGISIIEFDMMTKVLKKANMKIKNEDPNFIASIVYTSGTSGNPKGVMLSNKNFYNTVAPLCDHNVIKSVKPKIHFSYLPISHVFERVFVYMAVILGIEINIWSKDISCFSKDLYNSDAEVVAGVPKVFTRLYTNIMTEINNLPSFKRSFVKNMLSLRKNVHNGCLDKLIEKCTNISYKIKNKINPGLKMLLNGGGKLSSKIADELCILLDVDYFQGYGLTESTGALFVQNGDKYNTENLGGPISPNTKYKLRSWETYKATDKLPKGELLVKSDSMFNGYFLEREYSKKAFTHDGYFITGDVFQINKDGSLTFLDRSKGLVKLSQGEYIETDMLNNLYSEILFVNFCVAYGDDSMDGPLAIISVDKTILFKCLKEDNMLESTGVTEKNYSEKLIDQVLNEPIYVDYVKAKMMEVYKKTNLNRYNVINDIYLTSKIWDTNNYLTPTAKVKRFKVFKDFSFYIDQVKKKYEDKLKGSAVNSKVSEKNGGKTEEKKKEKNEIKKEEKKEEKNEIKKEEKKEEKNEVKNEEKKEVKKEEKKEVKNEVKNEEKNEEKNEVKNEVKNEVKNEEKNEVKNQVKSEEKNEKKPKERLTKTTMSKPEQRSVLKCEQNNPLCNIPTNKKTLEKTNLILTVPNVAELQVNA